One Lysinibacillus sp. OF-1 DNA segment encodes these proteins:
- a CDS encoding quinone oxidoreductase family protein, producing MKAIVIHEFGEAEVLNYIDCSEPTLTKGEVLIRTTYTSVNYADIKNRTGNKAKANFPMILGLDVAGVVEEVFDDNSNFQKGDQVIAFPKNGAYAEFVVAKEQLVFKIPSDVPIDKVADVPTVSFLAYMLTHQIAAIGQHDAVLIHAASGGVGTMLIQMAKKLGAKQIIGTVSNLEKAPIVYQLGANHVLTYDQFSTQVHELTEGHGVDIVFDSIAGAITEESLNCLAPYGTLVQFGNSGGRAGNIKTSDLHSSCRTIKGFSLGTTRASKPEMLQQVAQAIFSLIKEDGFQVPIAKIFALEEMKKAHELMESRKHQGKILIKI from the coding sequence ATGAAAGCTATTGTGATCCATGAGTTTGGTGAGGCAGAAGTTTTAAACTATATAGACTGTTCAGAGCCTACTTTGACTAAAGGCGAAGTCCTAATACGCACAACTTATACGAGTGTGAACTATGCAGATATTAAAAACCGCACAGGCAATAAAGCTAAAGCCAATTTCCCAATGATTCTTGGCTTAGATGTTGCAGGTGTTGTAGAAGAGGTCTTCGATGATAACAGTAACTTTCAAAAGGGCGACCAAGTCATCGCATTCCCTAAAAATGGAGCTTATGCAGAATTTGTTGTAGCTAAGGAACAGCTGGTTTTTAAAATTCCTAGTGATGTACCAATTGACAAGGTAGCAGATGTACCGACGGTTTCATTTTTGGCGTATATGCTAACACATCAAATAGCAGCTATTGGTCAGCATGATGCCGTCTTGATACATGCTGCTTCCGGTGGAGTAGGGACAATGCTCATCCAAATGGCAAAAAAGCTAGGGGCAAAGCAGATTATTGGGACTGTGAGTAATTTAGAGAAAGCTCCAATCGTGTATCAGCTTGGTGCAAATCATGTTCTCACATATGATCAATTCAGTACACAAGTGCATGAACTAACGGAGGGACATGGTGTTGATATTGTATTTGATTCGATAGCAGGTGCTATAACAGAGGAAAGTTTGAATTGTTTAGCGCCTTATGGCACTCTTGTACAATTCGGCAATAGTGGAGGTAGAGCTGGTAATATTAAAACATCAGATTTACATAGTAGCTGCCGTACTATAAAAGGCTTCAGCTTAGGCACGACTAGAGCTTCAAAGCCAGAAATGTTGCAACAGGTTGCACAGGCTATTTTTTCTTTAATAAAAGAAGATGGCTTTCAGGTCCCCATTGCTAAAATTTTTGCCTTAGAAGAAATGAAAAAGGCACATGAATTGATGGAAAGCCGCAAGCATCAAGGGAAAATTCTTATTAAAATATAA